Part of the Actinomycetota bacterium genome, CCGGCTCCTGCTTGTCAGCAGCGACCCGAACCTTCGGCGCTTTACCTTTCGCCAGCATGATCCGGGTCTTGCAGAGCAGCGAACTGAGGAAGCATTCGCTGGTGCGTCTTAACGACCCGTTGGTAACGGAGTTTGATGTGGTTTACATCTCACTCTCCCTGGTCAACTTAAGCTTGCTTTCACAAGCTCCGCCCTTTAGTGCGGGGTGGTTGACTCGACCGATATCTCATCTTTGAGCGCATCGAACTTCTTCTGACCGATGCCGTCGATTTGCATGATGTCCTCGACACGCCTGAAAGGACCATTTTTCGTGCGGTGGTCGATGATTTTCTTGGCGGTCACCTCGCCCACCCCCGGCAAGGAATCGAGCTGCTCGGCGGTGGCCAGGTTTATGTTGACTTTGCCGCCCGCGGATGTCGGGTCACCGATGACGCCGGAATCAGAGCCGGCGCTCACCCCGGCTACAGGCCGCGGTACTTCTCCTTTTTTCGGCACGTAGACCCGTTGTCCATCGATAAGCTCGGCGGCGAGGTTGAGTGCGTCTTCATCGGCATCGGGCGCACCGCCTCCCGCGACCCCAATGGCATCCACGATGCGACTCCCATCTTTGAGCACGTAAACACCGGGTTTGGCGACCGCGCCCGCGACATGGATGTGGAGTTGGACCGGTTCTTTCGCGGACGTCGTCTTCGGCTCCTCTCGTTGCTCTCGGGACGTCGTTCGTTCATCCGCTTTGACTACGACTACCGGCTTCGGCCTGGAGTTTATATAGAACAACGCGCTGCCGACGACCGTCACTATGAGCAATACTATAATCGCGGCCAACTGGCGGTTGTCAATCGAAAACCCGCGGCTCTGGAGCTTATCGCATATGTCTACGACGATTTCTTCCGCTTTACGCTTGTCCCTGGGGTTGTCTGTCGTACCGTTGTGCTTTTGCATAAAAGCGTTATTCGATGGAGTGGAGGCGGTTCCCTGCTGAGAGATTAAGAATTTTTGCTTACGACTGCTCGATCACAATATTGACGAGCTTGCCCGGCACGATGAAGATGTTTTTAATATCCGCGTCCCCGACGTAGGTATTGACCTTGTCCGAGGCGAGCGCTATCTCCTTCATCTCGCCTTCGGCGATGTCGGCGGCGACGGTGATTTTGTCTCTCACCTTGCCGTTTATTTGCACGACAAGAGTCACCTCTTCGGCTTTGGCGAACTCGGGGTCGAACGCCGGCCAGGCCTGCAGGTGGACGCTGTCGGCATTGCCCAACCCCTCCCACAACTCCTCAATGAGATGCGGCGCGAACGGCGCGAGCAGCAGCACCAGACTATCGATAGCTTCGCGCATAACCGCGGGGTTACGCTGAGCGGACTCGTTATATTTATACAGCGTGTTTACCAGCTCCATGACCGCGCTTATCGCGGTATTGAAGCTGAACCGCCCGATGTCTTCGGTCACGCGTTTTATGGTGCGGTGGACCATGAAGCGTACTTCGCGATCGTGCTGACCTAAGCCATCAGCAGAGCCGGCACCCGCCGCAGGTGCATCGTGTGCCTGTCTTGAAAAATTGAAAGTTGCTTCATTGCCGGCTCCTGCCTCTACAACCAGCGCTTTACTATCCTCGACCAGTCGCCACACCCGGTTCAAGAAGCGGTACGAGCCCTCTACGCCCCGGTCGCTCCACTCCAGCTCTTTTTCCGGGGGTGAGGCGAAGAGAATAAAGAGGCGCGCGGTGTCCGCGCCGTAGCGGCTGATGATTTTGCCGGGGTCTACGACATTCCCCTTCGATTTCGACATCTTAGCGCCGTCTTTTATGACCATCCCCTGCGTAAGCAGGTTGGTAAAGGGCTCGATGACGCCGACAAGCCCCATATCGCTCAGAACCTTGGTGAAGAAGCGCGAGTAGAGCAAGTGTAAAACAGCGTGCTCGATGCCTCCGATATACTGGTCGACCGGCATCCAGTAGTCTACCGCATCTTTCGTAAACGGCAGCGTCTCATCGTGAGGGCTGCAGTAGCGCAAGAAGTACCAGGATGAATCGATAAAGGTGTCCATGGTGTCGGTTTCGCGCCGCGCCGCGCCGCCGCATGCCGGGCAAGCTGTGTGAATAAATGACTCGTGGCGCGCGAGCGGGGAACCGCCCGAACCGGTTATCTCCACGTCGTCCGGTAGCTTAATCGGCAGGTCTTCTACTTTTGCGGGCACGACGCCGCAGTTATCGCAGTAGACCATCGGTATCGGGTTGCCCCAGTAGCGCTGGCGCGATATGAGCCAGTCACGCAGGCGGTAGTTGACCGCCGCCTCGCCGAGACCCCGCTCCTTCAGGTACCCGGTGACCCCTGTAACCCCCTGGGCCTGCGGCATGCCGTCGAACGGCCCGGAGTTGACCATAACCCCTTCTCCCTCGTAGGCTTGCGCCATCGTCGAGGAAGCCAGCTGCTCACCTTCCGGCTGGATAACAACTCGGATTGGCAGGTCGTATTTCGTAGCGAACTCGAAGTCGCGCTGGTCGTGCGCGGGCACCGCCATGACCGCGCCGGTCCCGTAACCCATAAGCACGTAATCCGCGAGATAAACCGGGATGTCCTCCCCGTTAACCGGGTTTATAGCATAGGCTCCCGTAAAGAAACCGTTCTTCTCTTTCTCGGCCGAGGTACGGTCGATTTCGGTCTCGGACGCGACTTTATGGCGAAACTCCTTCGCGCCGGCCTCATATTCAGTGCCCGCGACGAGTCTATCGACCAACGGGTGCTCGGGCGCCAGCAGGAAGAAAGTCGAGCCATATAAAGTATCCGGCCTGGTAGTAAAGACAGAGACCTTCTCGCCGCCGCCTTTTATCTCGAAGTCGACATAAGCGCCTTCGCTCCGGCCTATCCAGTTGCGCTGCATTATCTTGACGCGTTCCGGCCATCCGTCGAGGTCGTCCAAATCATATAGCAAACGCTCAGCGTAATCGGTTATCTTAAAGAACCATTGCTCCAACTCGCGCTGCTCGGCAACCGTACCGCAACGCCAGCACCCCCCAGCCTCCACCTGCTCGTTGGCGAGGACAGTCTCGCAGCCCGGGCACCAGTTAACGGTAGCTTTTTTGCGATACGCCAGGCCGCGCTCGTAGAACTTGAGAAAGAGCCACTGGCCCCAGCGGTAGTAGTCGGGGCCGGCCGTGTTTACCTCGCGGCTCCAATCGTAGCTCAAACCCATCTGCTTGAGCTGAACCCGCATGCTTTCGATATTGCCGAAGGTCCATTTCTTCGGGTGGATGCCGCGCGCTATCGCCGCGTTCTCGGCCGGCATGCCGAAGGCGTCGTAGCCTATCGGATGGAGCACGTTATAGCCGTTCATCTTATTATACCTGGCGACGACATCGCCTATCGAATAATTGCGAACATGGCCCATATGGAGCGCGCCCGATGGATAAGGGAACATCTCGAGGATGTATTTCTTGGGTTTTGAGTTGTCCTCATAGGTGCGGTAGATGTCCCGCTCCGCCCATCTATTCCGCCATTTGGCTTCGATTATTTTGTGGTCGTACCGGTCGGCCATCTTCATCCTCCATCTGCATATTCGAAAAAAGCCACCCGCAAAGGGTGGCTTTTCTGTGGAGCCAGAGGGATTTGAACCCTCGACCCCTTGGCTGCCAGCCAAGTGCTCTCCCGCTGAGCTATGGCCCCATTCGTCTACGCGCACTCAATTATTATAGCGAGTTCGCGCCGTTATGCCTAGCCCGCGCATCCTTGCGCATCTCAAATTTTCGTCTATTTAATGTCAACCGAGATTTGTTACTGTTCGAGATGCTCAAACCATTCCGCTACGCTTCATTGAGCATACTAAAGTATTAGCCGGCCGGCCCTTGACATCCCGCCGGCTCTTGTATTATAATCAGTAATAGTTTGCATAATCTTCTATTGTTACTGCTTCGCGCAGCTTACTTCTAAGAAAGGAGCTTTGCATGAAAAAATCTATCTTTTTTGTCGCCTTGCTTTTAGTAGCCGTTTTAGTGTTGGCGGCGTCATCCGGTATGGCATCCACCCCAAAACCATCGATAAGCGTCGATTTAGACGCGCTTACCATCGATGGGGTTGGCTTTGAGCTTTCGACCACCGGCACAGTCGAGCAATTTTCCGGAACACAAGCTACGAAGGAAACCTATGATTTTGAGGTTGATACCGACACTACTTTCTACCTTGAGCTGGTTGGGCTTGAAGAGAACGACACCCTAAGCATTCGCACTGGCGGCAAGCAAATCATTTCCATGAATATTCCTCGTCTTACCGCCAAGGCGGATTATGCGGCCCTAGGTCATGGTGGCCTACGGGACAAAAATATTTATCCCGCACTAAAAATCACAGGTTTTGGCCCGCCCCAGGCGCAACTTATTGTAACTATTGAAGAAGAAGATATCGTTAAGTACCAAGAAAAGATAAAAACGGAAGCAAATGGCGCCTACGCGTTCCTAGTCCCTAAAAGCTGGTCGATAGGTAAAACAGCCACCGGCAAAGTAGCATATGCGCACAGCTCAGGGGGTACAATTACTAAAACTTTCAGTATTCCGCGCTTTCGCGATATTCCGACGGGCTACTGGGCCTTCAAAGAAATAGAAGCGCTTGCCGAGTGGGGCGCAATTTCGGGGCACACGACAGCGCCAAACACCAGGATATTCCAGCCAAATCTTCCGATCAACAGATCACAGCTCGCCAAGATTTTGCTTATAGCGCTCGATGAAACCACAAGTGTTACCCATGAGAAAGCCTTTTCGGACATTCCGGCGACTCATGGGTCTTGGCCCCATGTGGAAGCGGCAAACAAGCTCGGCTTTATACATGGATACCGGGTTGGCTCTAAAAAAGAGTTTCGCCCGGAAAAAGCGGTATCGAGAGCGGAATTAGCAGCCATTTTAGTGAGGGCGGCCGGTTTGCTCGATGAGGCGGAACAAAGTATGAACACAAAAACAGCCTTTAAGGACGATTCAAGTATTCCGAAGTGGGCACGCGGTTATATTGTTATTGCCGCAAAACATGGAATAATCAAAGGCTCTCAGGACAACACTTTCAATGCCGCAAAGTCGACTTCTCGAGCGGAAGCAGCCGTCGCAGTGGCAAGACTGGTGCTGCAAGATGACCGATAAGAAGCTGAAAGGAGCAGGGCTGATGATTGATTCAAAGTTTAAAGGACGCAAATTTGTTTCTTTGATTTTGGTGGCCGCGCTTATCGCGACTATTGTGATAATTCCGGCGACGGCCGGGGTTGCGAATGCCCGCGAAGATAAAGTAGTCCTAAAAGTATGGGCGCCAAAGAGCGTCGATACGCAAAAAAGCGTTAAAGAAGCCGAGTTGCGTTTTCAAAAACAACATCCAAATATTGAAATAGTAAGAGAATCTTTTGAAGACCCCGTTGCGGGTAAAACCAAGTTCCTGGCGGCTATCAAAGCAGGAAACGCACCTGACGTCGGATTCGTCAACCTGTGGTGGCTGCCGGACTTTGCCATGAACGGCTGGCTGGTGCCGCTTGATTCTTTTGCGGACCAGCGATTAAAGGCCGACATTCTGCCTCCGTTCATTCGCTCCGCGTCCCATGGCGGAAAACTTTACGGCCTCTTCTCCGGGACCGATTGCGCGGTTGTCGTCTACCGAAAGGATCTGTTAAAGAAGGCCGGCATAAAGCCCCCGGCTCCGGGAGAAGCCTGGACACAGGCTCAATTTATAGCGGCGGCGAAAAAACTTACAAAGCCCGGCGTCTGGGGTCTTGGCATAAACGCAAAGCGCGAAGGGCCGACGACCTATACGCAACTCCCCTTCTTCTGGATGCAGGGCGGCAAAATATTGGATAAAAACGGAAAACCGGCCTTTAATAGCCCCGCCGCGGTAAAATCATTTCAATTCTATCATGATCTTGTGTATAAACATAAGGTCACACCTCCGGAGATAACCTCATACGGCTTTGATGACGTCGCGAGAGGCGTCGCCGCCGGACGATTTGCCATGGCCTTAATGGGAAGCTGGCAGCCGAGCAACCTCGAAAAGATGGGCAATCTGAAGGGCAAGATCGGCGTCATGCTATATCCTGTGCCAAAGAAGGGCATGCGCCCAACCACGATACACGGCGGCTGGCCCATGGTAATTCTTACCAAGGATAAGAAAAAGCAGGAAGCGGCCTGGAAATATATTAGCTATATGTTTTCTACCAAAGTACAATCCGACATGACTAAGGAACAGGGAAATCTACCGGTAAGGAAATCAATTTATCAGAATGACGCATTTTTCAAAACACGCTGGATGAAGGTATTTCAGGCGCAACTTATGAGCGCCAAGCATAAGCCCGGCGACCCGATCTATATGACGGTTCAGGACGAATATACAATCGCGCTAATCGAAGTTCTAATGAATAAGAAAACGCCCAAACAAGCACTAAGGGACGCCGAGGATAGAGTTGAAAAGAGAGCAAGGGCCGGGGGGCTTTGGCAGTGGTAGGCTGACGACAAATTTCAAGGGTAGCGGCATCTACATCTGGATGCTGCTACCTGTTATCTTATTAGAGACGGCAATCTCACTCTATCCCACGCTTTACACATTTTTTATGAGCCTTACAAACGCGACTCTCAGGTCAAACAATTTTGAATTCGTTGGCTTGTCAAACTATCTAAGGGCTATCGGCGATTCATTCTTTAGGCAATCATTTGTTCTAACGCTAATCTATATGGCGGCGGCTATCGTTCTCAGGCTCATCGCCGGTATTGGCCTGGCGCTCCTCCTAAACAAGAGGGCCGTTAGCGCCACTGTCGCCCGCGGCTCTATTCTCGTCCCCTGGATAATGGGAGAAGTGGTGGTAGCGGCTATTTGGCTGTGGATACTCGACCACCAAACAGGCCTGCTAAACGCGCTGTTACAGGTAGCCCACATCCCGCCGCAGGCCTGGCTGGCTTATCCAACGCTCGCAATTGCCTCGGTAGTATGGGTTGCGCTCTGGAGAAACCTCGCCTTTTCATTTTTTATACAGTTTGCCGCAATACAATCGATACCGCCGGATTTATACGAAGCGGCAAGAGTGGACGGAGCTTCTTATCTTTCAAGCCTTCGCTATATTACGATTCCTCTTATTAAAGTGCCGATTCTAATATCGTTCCTCAACGGCGAGCTGGGATACGGGGCGGCTTTATCCGGCCTAATACTATTAGGAAATTTAGCGCTCTGTCTAATATACTTGGCGGTTTTGCGTATATCGAAGTAGAAGGAGCTAATGTAGGTGCGCAGGCATAGAACAGAAAAAATAAGACAGTTTATAACCTGGGTATTGTCGGTGGCTATAATTACTATAATGCTTTTCCCCGTCGCCTGGACCTTTTTGACCTCTATAAAAGATCCGGCGGAAATCTTTGATTATCCCCCGTCATTACTTAGCGAGAATCCAACCTTGGTAAATTATATTTACGTCCTGACGCAAACAGCTATACCAAAGCAACTTATAAATAGCATCTTTGTCGCGATTGCGGCCATACTGATAACAATTATCGCCTCAAGCCTTGCCGGGTACAGCCTTGCGCGTAGCCGTCTTAAAGGCAAAAACGCCTTATCTCTTGCCATACTAGCTATTCATATGGTATCGGGAATCGGAAATGTTATCGCCTTGTACATAATCGCATACCAACTTAGACTGCTTGACTCACTTCCCTTTCTTGCCCTGATTTACGCATCCGCCGCTACGCCTTTTTCCGTCTGGTTTATGCGGGGATACTTCGAGAAGATTCCGACTGAGCTGGAAGACGCGGCCATGGTCGATGGTTGTAGTAGATGGCAATCATTTTTTAGAATATCTATTCCTCTCGCCGCGCCGGCCCTTGTCACTGTTTCACTCTATAGTTTTGCCATAGCCTGGAATGAATTTATAATCGCCTCTATTCTTTTATCGAGCGAAACTAAGAAAACACTTCCGCTTGGAATTTATTCTTTTGTTACTTTCCATGGTGGGTTTGAATGGGGCTACATAACAGCAACCGCGATTATTGGCGTACTGCCGGTGCTGGTGCTCTTCCTTTCGTTGCAAAAATATTTCCTGGCGGGATTAATGGGCGGCAGCCTGAAAGAATAGTAGAAGAGGGCTTGAATTGGGTGGCGTAAGATTCGATCGGGTAACAAAACTATACGGCCGCATTACCGCGGTCAAGGATGTAGATTTTGATGCGGCGGATGGGGAGTTTCTTGTTCTTCTTGGCCCTTCCGGCTGCGGAAAGACAACGATCCTTAGGCTTGCCGCAGGCCTTGAGCGGCCCACTCACGGAAGAGTCTACATCGATGATGCCGACGTTACTGATATTGAGCCGAAAGATAGAAATATAGCGATGGTTTTTCAGTCATACGCACTCTACCCCCACATGGACGTCGGTGAAAATCTATCTTTCGGTCTTAAGATGCGCGGCATCCCAACCGACGAAAGAGAGAAGCGGGTTAACGGAATTGCCGGCATGCTCGGCATCGAGCACTTGCTTAAGCGAAAACCGAAGGAGCTTTCCGGGGGCGAGAAACAGCGGGTCGCTGTTGGAAGAGCCATTGTTAGAAACCCAAGTGTATTTCTTATGGACGAGCCGCTAAGTAGCCTTGACGCAAAACTACGCGTACAAATGCGCGCCGAACTGCTCAGGCTTCACCGGGAACTCGGAACGACATTTTTGTATGTTACGCATGATCAGACCGAAGCAACCATGCTTGGAAACCGAATTGCCGTAATAAACAACGGTCAAGTACGGCAAATCGGATCGCCTGATGAAATCTATAGAAATCCCGTCAATCTTTTTGTGGCTGGTTTTATCGGCACCCCGCCAATGAATCTTGTCTCGGCAACTTTTTATCAGAAAGAAAAAACTTTCTTTAGTTTAGGAGAAGCACAGGTAGGGATCGATGACCGTGCGCATGAGGCATTGATAAGAAACGGCTTTCATGTAGGTGACAAAGTTGTTATTGGTATACGGCCGGGAGACATAAGCGCCGGGCTAATTGAAACAAAAGACGAGCCCTCTCTGAAAGGGACCATCGAACTAGTTGAAGTGCTCGGAACGGAGGTCTTCGTACACGTACAAACCCAGGTTGGTGTTTTGACCGCAAAACATGTAGGAAATTTATCGTTTAGGGTTGGCGACGCCATCCGGGTAAGCTTAAAACAAAACGCTATTCATATCTTCGACCCCGAAACCGGCAACCGTATATAGCGGGAACATTTGACTGGAGTTCCGCAGCCGATAGGCAAACGGGGCGATGGGGACAGTCAACGCCCCCCGCGCCCTGCCTAGCCCGTCTCCCAGGTGCGCCGCGGAGCGTCCGACCACAACTTCTCGAGCTGATAGAAATTGCGCTGCTCTTGCGTGAATACATGGACGATGACCGCGCCGAAATCGAGCAGTATCCAGCTCTTTTCTTTGTCGCCCTCCAGGCCGATTTTGCGCACCTTCAGCTCGCGCAGCTTGTCCTCGATGTTCTCGGCGATAGTCTGCACCTGGCGGCCGGTTTGGCCGCTACAAATCATGAAATAATCGGTGATGACGAAGATGCCGCTGACGTCGATGATGGATATGTCGGTCGCTAGTTTTTCCGCCGCCGCCTGCGCGGCTATCTCTACTATTTCTTGCGCTTCCAGTTTATGGCCTCCTAGTTAGTTGGTGCTCTTGAAATCCTTACCCACTATTATCGCGATTTCCGCCACATCCTGCGAGATAAGGTGCGTCGCCACCGTGCCGACGCCGAGTATCTGCTGGATGGTCTTGGCTCTCTCTTTATACTCCTCTTTATATACGACTATCTGGGTCTTAGTATAGCTGAAATTGCTGGCGTTCTTGACATCGGTGACCATGAATCCGTTCGAGGTCAGCCGCTGCGAAATCTCGCGCCCTATCCCCGGCGTCCCGGAACCATTCAAGACTATCACGCGGACCGTATCCGATTTGACTACCCTATTTATGCCCCACAGCGCGAAAACCAGCCGGTTTACCTCGTCGTTGTTGGGCTCATAATACGGCTCCCCGTTGATGCTGACAAACTTTACCGGCAACGGGATGATATCGGTATTGGCCGAATTTATCTTGCCTACTTCACGGCTGTAAGCCCGAACCTCGTTTTCGAAGAAACCGGTCTCCACGGATTTGTCGAAGACTACGTTGAAGCGCTTCTCATTGATAAGATATTCGAAATCGCCGTAGTGGAGCACGACATGGTTTTCAATCGGCACCTGCAGCAGGTCCTCAACGGCTTTGCGGGTCGAGTTCAGGCCGACATTGTACGATTGGCTAATCTGGTCGAGCCCGAGCCCCGGAATATTGAGATAGACTTTGTCGGGGATGCTGATCGCTTTAATCGAGCCGTTTTGAAAATCTACCTTGGCTAAGAGCAATCCTTTCGCGCTCTTGCGGCCGGCAGTCTCCTCCACGCCGATGACCAACAGATTCATCAGCTTTCGCGTCGCTGGCTGCCGCGGCTCATCGTCGGTCGAGGCCTGGGCGCTCTCGGACGCCACCTCGGCCTTAGGCTCGACCGCGCTTTGAGCGGCATTCTTGCCCGGTTCCTTCACCTGCGTCGCCGAACGCGCAAACATACCGCTGTAAATACCCCAAGCGATAAAGACGGCAACCGCCAACGACACTACCGCTAAAAAGAATAAAAAGAGGTTTCTCCGACGGCGCCTGCCTTTTTCCTTCTTGAGGCGGTCGGCACGCGAGGTAGCTCTATCGGTTTCCTGTGCTTCAAAGAAGTCGTCCATGTTCTTGCGCAACTAACCTATTCCATACTTCGACCGTTATCGGGTGTATCAATTTTCTCGCCCTAATAAGGTGTGCCAGCGAATGCGCGTACGCCTCGCGAAATACCTCATCCAGCCCTTCCAGCGCCATGTGACGGAGCCTATCCAGCCCGGGATACGCCCGGCCCGGCTCTATCATATCCGCTATATAGATTATCTTATCAAAGTCGGTCATCGAACAAGACCCTATTGTATGATACGCGATAGCATCGAGTATCTCCCGGTCGACTATTCCGAGTTCTTCTTTGACCATACAAGCACCGAGTTCAGAGTGCAAGAGATACGGCGCCTCTCTCTCGACCGGATTGGCCTCGATGCCGAATTTGGCCGCCGCCGCCAGCTGTTCGGCGCCGCTCATCGATTTAGCGTAATCATGGAGCAAGCCCGCGAGGTATGCTTTCTCCTCATCCAAGCCATAGGCGTGGGCCATATCAGCGGCCGTCCGCGCCGTGCCGAGACTATGCTCGAAATGTCGCGGCGTCAACCGTGTTTTTAGCTTTTCTTTTATGAATCCGACATCGTCCATGCTCGACCTTTTCAGTCCTTCCAAAACGCGGACTTCTTAATATAGCTCGCTACGCCTTCGGGAACGAGATATCTGATGGGCTGGTCTTCCCTCACCCGCCGGCGAATGTCGGTAGATGAGATGGCGAGCGCGGGTATCTCCATAATCGACACCCTTGGCCGACCGGGCTCTCTCCCCTCACCTTCGGGTAGAACATGGAGTTTCTTGAACTTCTCGAGGCTGTACCCTGGTCGCGTCGCGGCGATAAATTCGGTTAACTCGACGAGTTCTTCGGCGTTTTTCCAGGTAAGAATCTCCCAGACGGCATCCGCGCCGGTGATGAAGAACACCGTCGTGTCGGGACCGAATATCTGCTGCAGCTGGGCGAGTGTGTCTATCGTATAAGACGGCCCCTTCCGCTCGATTTCAAGGCGCGAGACGACGAAATCGGGGTTGGATGCCGTGGCTATGACGGTGAGAAGATATCGCTCCTCCGGCAAGAGGATTTCCCGGTCGCTCTTGTGCGGCGGGACGCCCGCCGGCATGAACATCACCTTGTCGAGTTTGAACTGCGATAGAGCCTCTTCCGCCGTGACCAGGTGTCCGTAGTGAATCGGGTTAAAAGTACCGCCCATGACCCCGATGCGCGATATTTTCTCTTCCATCGACATCTCTTCCCTTTCTCAAAAACCCGCCGGCGGGTCTTGCGTTTGCGGGCAAGTCCTTCGCTGTCAGTAATTATAGCAGCAAATAGGAGGCGCGAGAATCGCGCGAACTTGCGCGACCCCATGAAGCGGTTAAGGTACAATTAGTCGCTCGAATAAAAGTAGTAGCTAAACCCGTAATCGCCTATGCGAGCCTACAACCGCCTATGCGGACCCGTAATCGCCTCCGCGGGGAAGATGCTTGTTTAAACAGGTCGCTGACGGGGTAGAATTCGAGCATGAAAACAACAAGGTCGCCGACTCGTCACTACGCTGTTTACATCGTCTCGATGGTCGTCCTACTGCTAGCCGGATGTGCCCAACAGACGACGAAAACGACCACGACCACCGCGCCGGGCGACAGCGCCAACGGTGACGCCGCACCGAAATCCGCTTACCCGGCCGAGATAAAAGGCCTCGACTCCCCGACTTCGATGGCGTTCACGCCGGACGGCCGCATTTTCATAACCGAGAGAGTCGGTCGCATCCGCGTCTTCAAAGATGGCGAACTCCAGGATGAGCCCTTCGCCGTAATAAAAGTCCCGCGGATACTCGGGTACCACGAGACGGGACTCCTGGGAATCGCCATATCCTCCAACTATCAAGCTCTTCCTTATGTTTACGTTTACCACACGTACGATAAAGACGGCGCGCTCTTCAATAGGGTCGTAAGGTTTAAAGCCGACGGAGACGCTCAGCCCGGACCCGAAACCATAATGGACGACATCCCGGGCGGCAGAATTCACAATGGCGGCATCCTCGTCTTCGGGCCGAACGAAAGGCTCTTTATCTCGACCGGGGATGCCGGGGATGCCGGCCTCGCTCAGGATATAGAATCGACCGGCGGCAAAGTCTTGCGGGTGAACGCGGATGGTGAAATCCCATCCGACAACCCCTTCCCCGGGTCGCCGGTCTACTCGTATGGGCATCGAAACATCTTCGGGATGGCGATCGAGCCGGTCACAAATACGCTCTTCGTAACGGAGAACGGCCCCGCGGACAACGATGAGATAAACAAAATCGAAGCGGGCAAGAACTATGGCTGGCCCGAGGTGACCGGAGAGGCTCGTGACGCGCGATTCGTAGACCCGGTTGC contains:
- a CDS encoding ABC transporter ATP-binding protein translates to MGGVRFDRVTKLYGRITAVKDVDFDAADGEFLVLLGPSGCGKTTILRLAAGLERPTHGRVYIDDADVTDIEPKDRNIAMVFQSYALYPHMDVGENLSFGLKMRGIPTDEREKRVNGIAGMLGIEHLLKRKPKELSGGEKQRVAVGRAIVRNPSVFLMDEPLSSLDAKLRVQMRAELLRLHRELGTTFLYVTHDQTEATMLGNRIAVINNGQVRQIGSPDEIYRNPVNLFVAGFIGTPPMNLVSATFYQKEKTFFSLGEAQVGIDDRAHEALIRNGFHVGDKVVIGIRPGDISAGLIETKDEPSLKGTIELVEVLGTEVFVHVQTQVGVLTAKHVGNLSFRVGDAIRVSLKQNAIHIFDPETGNRI
- the rsfS gene encoding ribosome silencing factor, whose product is MEAQEIVEIAAQAAAEKLATDISIIDVSGIFVITDYFMICSGQTGRQVQTIAENIEDKLRELKVRKIGLEGDKEKSWILLDFGAVIVHVFTQEQRNFYQLEKLWSDAPRRTWETG
- a CDS encoding LCP family protein is translated as MRKNMDDFFEAQETDRATSRADRLKKEKGRRRRRNLFLFFLAVVSLAVAVFIAWGIYSGMFARSATQVKEPGKNAAQSAVEPKAEVASESAQASTDDEPRQPATRKLMNLLVIGVEETAGRKSAKGLLLAKVDFQNGSIKAISIPDKVYLNIPGLGLDQISQSYNVGLNSTRKAVEDLLQVPIENHVVLHYGDFEYLINEKRFNVVFDKSVETGFFENEVRAYSREVGKINSANTDIIPLPVKFVSINGEPYYEPNNDEVNRLVFALWGINRVVKSDTVRVIVLNGSGTPGIGREISQRLTSNGFMVTDVKNASNFSYTKTQIVVYKEEYKERAKTIQQILGVGTVATHLISQDVAEIAIIVGKDFKSTN
- the yqeK gene encoding bis(5'-nucleosyl)-tetraphosphatase (symmetrical) YqeK; protein product: MEGLKRSSMDDVGFIKEKLKTRLTPRHFEHSLGTARTAADMAHAYGLDEEKAYLAGLLHDYAKSMSGAEQLAAAAKFGIEANPVEREAPYLLHSELGACMVKEELGIVDREILDAIAYHTIGSCSMTDFDKIIYIADMIEPGRAYPGLDRLRHMALEGLDEVFREAYAHSLAHLIRARKLIHPITVEVWNRLVAQEHGRLL
- the nadD gene encoding nicotinate-nucleotide adenylyltransferase, which codes for MSMEEKISRIGVMGGTFNPIHYGHLVTAEEALSQFKLDKVMFMPAGVPPHKSDREILLPEERYLLTVIATASNPDFVVSRLEIERKGPSYTIDTLAQLQQIFGPDTTVFFITGADAVWEILTWKNAEELVELTEFIAATRPGYSLEKFKKLHVLPEGEGREPGRPRVSIMEIPALAISSTDIRRRVREDQPIRYLVPEGVASYIKKSAFWKD
- a CDS encoding PQQ-dependent sugar dehydrogenase yields the protein MKTTRSPTRHYAVYIVSMVVLLLAGCAQQTTKTTTTTAPGDSANGDAAPKSAYPAEIKGLDSPTSMAFTPDGRIFITERVGRIRVFKDGELQDEPFAVIKVPRILGYHETGLLGIAISSNYQALPYVYVYHTYDKDGALFNRVVRFKADGDAQPGPETIMDDIPGGRIHNGGILVFGPNERLFISTGDAGDAGLAQDIESTGGKVLRVNADGEIPSDNPFPGSPVYSYGHRNIFGMAIEPVTNTLFVTENGPADNDEINKIEAGKNYGWPEVTGEARDARFVDPVAVYSKSIAPTQAIFYTGDRFPEMRDTFVFGAYNTREVRAIEFAGPDFDTVVADNAVVNFDEQVIGVAQAPDGSFYVIGSNTIERIDRLER